The proteins below come from a single Gimesia alba genomic window:
- a CDS encoding AAA family ATPase, translating to MSNAEKLESMLEFLCNDVYEVISANLEKAREYTEPDRMAKSISGLFEFACLDEGLLLKQVINASAFNEILHILRDSILTDYAIDEVELVVSTALVKHSLHRFCWQEDYQQYQNGCDAAGFQRLLVQWESDPAWLGGGILDGAIVNPFEKFILIACFLNASDDLFQTYKKVLLQTAKIILNANGIQSADQVYFSELNEYLSTVEQSFCFELLPKAQVNQNSDTACESTSAEQISQIEPEEALEQGLKELNSLIGLYPVKREVTRLTNFLKIRQQRLDQGLPVASQTLHFVFTGNPGTGKTTVARIIAKILYGFQILKTANFIEADRATMVGGYVGQTAIKSNEVISQATDGVLFIDEAYSLAKSGGQDYGQEAIETLLKKMEDLRDRLVVIVAGYPNEMAEFISSNPGLESRFSRYIVFDDYHVSDLCQIFEMMCRSNSYQLTPEARGNLAILLNRIFRDRDQNFGNARLVRNAYERTLGNHADRLATSEGKITREALSTIEAVDLPFKMADGISQPFDLTKSIWHVNCPQCENSTSASLPFLGQIVKCNNCGTRFRCPWWNLDRNTVRGLEGFEIYERAADLDGYDMQPEKAEA from the coding sequence ATGAGCAATGCTGAGAAACTGGAATCGATGCTCGAATTCCTGTGTAACGACGTCTATGAAGTAATCTCAGCAAACCTTGAAAAAGCGCGGGAATATACAGAGCCTGACCGTATGGCCAAATCGATATCAGGCTTATTCGAATTTGCCTGCCTGGATGAAGGACTGCTTCTGAAGCAAGTGATTAACGCTTCCGCATTTAATGAAATACTACATATATTACGAGACTCGATTTTAACAGACTATGCCATTGATGAAGTCGAACTTGTCGTCTCAACAGCTCTGGTAAAGCACTCACTCCATCGTTTCTGCTGGCAGGAAGATTATCAACAATACCAGAATGGCTGTGATGCTGCTGGGTTTCAAAGACTGCTCGTACAATGGGAATCAGATCCAGCCTGGCTCGGGGGCGGTATCCTGGACGGTGCCATCGTTAATCCATTCGAAAAATTTATATTGATCGCCTGTTTTCTGAATGCTTCTGACGATCTGTTTCAAACTTACAAAAAAGTACTCCTGCAGACTGCAAAAATCATCCTGAATGCAAATGGAATTCAAAGTGCAGACCAGGTTTATTTTTCTGAGCTGAATGAGTACCTGAGCACAGTGGAACAATCATTCTGTTTCGAACTGCTCCCGAAGGCTCAAGTAAATCAGAACAGTGATACAGCCTGCGAAAGCACATCAGCAGAACAAATCAGTCAGATCGAACCAGAAGAGGCTTTAGAACAGGGACTGAAAGAGCTGAACAGCTTGATCGGTTTATACCCTGTGAAACGAGAAGTGACACGGCTGACCAATTTTTTGAAAATCCGCCAGCAACGTCTCGACCAGGGTTTGCCCGTTGCCTCACAGACACTGCATTTCGTGTTTACCGGAAATCCGGGAACCGGCAAGACAACAGTGGCACGCATCATCGCCAAGATTCTGTACGGATTTCAAATTCTGAAGACCGCGAATTTTATCGAAGCCGACCGCGCGACAATGGTCGGCGGCTATGTTGGCCAGACCGCGATCAAATCGAACGAAGTCATTTCTCAGGCAACGGACGGCGTGCTGTTCATCGACGAAGCGTATTCATTGGCGAAGTCGGGCGGACAGGACTACGGCCAGGAAGCCATCGAAACATTACTTAAAAAAATGGAAGACCTGCGTGATCGACTGGTGGTGATTGTGGCGGGGTACCCGAACGAGATGGCTGAGTTCATCAGTTCCAATCCGGGCCTGGAAAGCCGCTTCAGTCGTTATATTGTCTTCGATGATTATCACGTTTCCGACCTCTGTCAGATTTTTGAAATGATGTGCCGCTCGAATTCATACCAGTTGACGCCGGAAGCACGCGGCAATCTGGCAATCCTGCTGAATCGCATTTTCAGGGACCGTGATCAGAATTTTGGCAACGCCCGACTGGTACGAAACGCCTACGAACGGACACTTGGCAACCATGCAGACCGACTGGCGACCAGCGAGGGAAAAATCACACGCGAAGCCCTCTCGACCATCGAAGCGGTCGACTTGCCTTTCAAGATGGCAGACGGCATCTCACAGCCGTTTGACCTGACGAAATCCATCTGGCATGTGAACTGCCCCCAGTGCGAGAACAGTACGTCGGCCAGCCTGCCGTTCCTGGGTCAAATCGTCAAATGCAACAATTGCGGCACTCGTTTTCGCTGCCCCTGGTGGAACCTGGATCGTAACACGGTTCGAGGTCTGGAGGGTTTTGAAATTTACGAACGCGCAGCAGACCTGGATGGGTATGATATGCAGCCGGAGAAAGCCGAGGCCTGA
- a CDS encoding sialidase family protein, producing MKQNDQNVSSASKINRRLLLKQVAATATAPLLLGTHSASAANRPVTAQGLQGCQMLPGARFYVAIDNKGLWPNLTKLPNGELAAAIYNHPSHGYGDNSDVELWISQDAGVSWNFRSKISAHPEEPDAIRMNHSTGLNRDGHLVTLVSGYHKGQKRPFLKLQRCISRDNGKTWDRHDMDLALVPHGDIFTLPDGTLVSPVYKRLSVKPKRSCSAVIFSRDGGRTWGDEQVVAEDVNETFVMRRANGEWLAVGRTDCRDMMDRALPHGSGEIIIRSTDAGKTWSEPRLMSPQGQENAHLLELADGRLLCSITSRIPGLFGVVMRMSENGGQAWSIPVVLLSCPARDWHKTDSGYPSSLQLDDGSIVTAYYFGPKKPEHAAHTLPWHQRYHMGIVKWDLSMWPED from the coding sequence GTGAAACAGAATGACCAGAACGTGTCGTCGGCATCGAAAATCAATCGTCGTCTCTTATTGAAACAGGTCGCTGCTACCGCGACAGCTCCGCTACTACTGGGAACCCATTCCGCCAGCGCTGCGAATCGTCCGGTCACTGCGCAGGGATTACAGGGCTGCCAGATGTTGCCCGGAGCCCGGTTTTATGTGGCGATTGACAACAAAGGACTCTGGCCGAACCTGACGAAACTTCCCAACGGCGAACTCGCCGCCGCGATTTATAATCATCCCAGTCACGGATACGGCGATAACAGCGATGTCGAACTTTGGATCAGTCAGGACGCCGGTGTCAGTTGGAACTTTCGCAGCAAAATCTCCGCCCATCCCGAAGAGCCCGACGCGATTCGCATGAACCATTCGACTGGTCTGAACCGCGATGGCCATCTGGTTACGCTGGTCAGCGGCTATCACAAAGGTCAGAAACGTCCCTTTCTTAAACTGCAGCGCTGTATCTCACGCGATAACGGCAAAACCTGGGACCGGCACGATATGGATCTGGCGCTGGTGCCGCACGGCGATATTTTCACGCTTCCCGATGGAACCCTCGTTTCTCCCGTATATAAACGGCTGAGTGTGAAACCGAAACGATCCTGCTCCGCGGTGATCTTCAGTCGCGATGGAGGCCGAACCTGGGGCGATGAGCAGGTAGTCGCCGAGGATGTGAATGAAACATTCGTGATGCGTCGTGCCAACGGAGAATGGCTGGCCGTCGGTCGTACGGACTGTCGTGATATGATGGATCGTGCCCTGCCCCACGGCAGCGGAGAAATAATCATTCGCTCCACCGATGCAGGAAAAACCTGGTCAGAGCCCCGGTTGATGTCGCCTCAGGGACAGGAAAATGCGCACCTGCTCGAACTGGCTGATGGTCGCCTGCTCTGTTCGATCACCAGTCGCATCCCCGGGCTGTTCGGCGTCGTAATGCGCATGAGTGAAAACGGCGGCCAGGCCTGGTCGATCCCGGTAGTCCTGCTTTCCTGTCCGGCCCGTGACTGGCACAAAACTGATTCCGGCTATCCCTCCAGCCTGCAACTCGACGATGGCTCAATCGTCACCGCTTACTATTTCGGCCCTAAGAAACCCGAACACGCGGCCCACACCCTACCCTGGCATCAAAGATATCACATGGGCATCGTTAAATGGGATCTCTCGATGTGGCCGGAAGATTAA
- a CDS encoding Gfo/Idh/MocA family protein, giving the protein MTSSRITRREALQTTAALGAGLWLGSSAQPTRAAANEKLNVAVIGIGGRGSANLSGVGKTENIVALCDVDEKRAGKAFERYPKAKKYTDYRRMLDDMENQIDAVVVSTPDHTHFHPSMIAMTMGKHLYCEKPMAHSVWEVREMTKLAAKNKLATQLGMQRHALSNMHRAVELIQSGAIGDVSEVYSWVSSSRGMPGQPVKTVPPPKTLDWDLWIGPAKYRPYAVNKKGEGALAPYNWRFWWDYGTGETGNWGCHILDIPFWALDLRYPTRVDASGPKLDAEQTPRDMQTSFAFPANDKRGAIKLHWSQQKGGPVILKEKGLKLKGANNLFIGSKGMLLTGFGSLKLFPEKTFANFKAPEKFIPDSPGFYKEWTDACKGGQPATCNFDYSGPLSETVLLGNTAFRAGSGFDWDASTLTAKGNDNAKQYLFSQFREGWEEFTS; this is encoded by the coding sequence ATGACCAGTTCACGCATCACCCGTCGCGAAGCCCTGCAAACGACCGCCGCTCTGGGAGCCGGCCTCTGGCTGGGGAGTTCTGCTCAACCAACGCGGGCGGCCGCGAATGAGAAGCTGAATGTCGCCGTGATCGGCATCGGCGGGCGGGGATCAGCGAATTTGAGCGGCGTCGGGAAAACCGAGAACATCGTCGCGCTGTGTGATGTCGATGAAAAGCGAGCCGGGAAAGCATTTGAGCGGTATCCCAAAGCGAAAAAGTATACCGACTACCGCCGGATGCTGGACGACATGGAAAACCAGATCGACGCCGTCGTCGTGAGCACGCCCGACCATACACACTTTCATCCGTCGATGATCGCGATGACGATGGGCAAACATCTCTACTGCGAAAAACCGATGGCGCATTCGGTCTGGGAAGTCCGCGAGATGACCAAACTCGCCGCCAAGAACAAGCTGGCGACGCAGCTCGGCATGCAACGTCACGCACTCTCGAACATGCATCGCGCCGTTGAACTGATTCAGTCAGGCGCGATCGGCGATGTGAGTGAAGTTTACAGCTGGGTCAGTTCCAGTCGCGGCATGCCGGGCCAACCGGTCAAAACCGTTCCGCCACCAAAAACACTCGACTGGGATCTGTGGATCGGTCCCGCGAAGTATCGTCCTTATGCCGTGAACAAAAAAGGAGAGGGCGCACTGGCACCATACAACTGGCGGTTCTGGTGGGATTACGGTACCGGGGAAACCGGAAACTGGGGCTGTCATATTCTGGACATCCCATTCTGGGCGCTCGATTTGAGATACCCAACCCGCGTGGATGCCTCTGGACCGAAACTCGACGCCGAGCAGACGCCGCGAGACATGCAGACCAGCTTCGCATTCCCCGCCAACGATAAACGGGGCGCGATCAAGCTGCACTGGTCACAGCAGAAAGGGGGGCCGGTGATTCTGAAAGAGAAGGGACTCAAACTCAAAGGAGCCAACAACCTGTTTATCGGCTCCAAGGGAATGCTGCTAACCGGATTCGGCTCATTGAAACTGTTCCCCGAAAAAACATTTGCCAACTTCAAAGCACCAGAGAAATTCATTCCCGATTCCCCCGGCTTCTATAAGGAATGGACCGATGCCTGCAAGGGAGGTCAGCCGGCAACCTGCAACTTCGACTATTCAGGACCACTGTCCGAAACCGTGCTGCTGGGTAACACCGCCTTTCGCGCCGGCAGCGGCTTCGACTGGGACGCCTCCACGCTGACTGCGAAGGGGAACGACAACGCCAAGCAGTATCTCTTTTCCCAATTCCGCGAAGGCTGGGAAGAGTTTACGAGTTAG
- a CDS encoding GNAT family N-acetyltransferase: protein MKTSSEILIREATSAEADEVAAVFEAAFAPIRLIYRPTAETLVRQADQHREETRLVAVIDEQVVATVEFDLHETYLHVLGLAVHPDFQRRGIAGCLLDWISNHAINLGRHTVVLETIKETGNVPLFEKLGFQVVDEAIASWCVSEIHEQLYFVTMERTFV, encoded by the coding sequence ATGAAAACTTCTTCAGAGATTTTGATTCGTGAGGCAACCAGCGCTGAGGCAGATGAAGTAGCTGCTGTCTTCGAAGCCGCTTTTGCGCCGATACGGTTGATCTATCGACCCACGGCGGAAACGCTGGTGCGTCAGGCGGATCAACACCGGGAAGAAACCCGACTGGTAGCTGTCATCGATGAACAAGTTGTAGCAACGGTTGAATTTGATCTCCATGAAACATATCTCCATGTACTCGGATTGGCCGTCCATCCTGATTTCCAAAGAAGAGGCATCGCCGGTTGTCTGCTGGATTGGATCAGTAACCACGCCATCAATCTGGGCCGTCACACAGTCGTATTAGAGACCATCAAAGAAACTGGCAACGTCCCCCTGTTTGAAAAGCTGGGATTTCAGGTGGTCGACGAAGCAATCGCCAGTTGGTGCGTTAGCGAGATCCACGAGCAACTTTATTTTGTCACAATGGAACGAACTTTTGTATGA